One window of the Labilibaculum sp. genome contains the following:
- a CDS encoding citrate (Si)-synthase, whose product MKKTLKQTLFKKIKEHRPRTKRLLEEYGDVVVDQVTISQIIGGMRGLKSLVTDISYLDPDEGIRYRGFTLDEVIKGLPKPKGGDMPYVEGLFYLLLTGDIPNQEEVMQVVDEFSKRRIVPRYVYEVIDSFPCCSHPMAIFSTAILTLNRESVFNRQYHAGLNKKEYWDATYEDSLNLLAKLPEIASYIYNKLYRQGPRIQSNPNLDMGANFAHMMGVAKPYDDVSRLHFIIHSDHESGNVSAHTGHLVASSLSDIYLSISAMINGLAGPLHGLANQEVLRWLQEVMDKMDNRIPSKEEMTQFVWDTLNSGQVIPGFGHAVLRKTDPRYMLQREFSLKHLPEDPIFKYADMLYQVVPDILKEHGKAKNPWPNVDAQSGVIQWHYGVTEYDFYTVLFGIGRSIGICANVIWDRALGYPLERPKSITTDMLEKIAGIKKMVEAEE is encoded by the coding sequence ATGAAAAAAACATTAAAACAAACTTTGTTCAAAAAAATTAAGGAACATAGACCTAGAACAAAAAGATTATTGGAAGAATACGGGGATGTAGTTGTTGATCAGGTTACGATATCCCAAATAATTGGAGGAATGAGGGGACTGAAATCTTTGGTTACTGATATTTCCTACCTGGATCCGGATGAAGGGATACGTTACAGAGGATTTACATTGGATGAAGTAATTAAAGGCTTACCGAAACCCAAAGGGGGAGACATGCCTTACGTTGAAGGTTTGTTTTATTTGCTCCTTACGGGAGATATTCCAAATCAGGAAGAGGTAATGCAGGTTGTAGATGAATTTAGCAAGCGTAGAATTGTACCTCGCTATGTTTATGAGGTAATTGATTCATTTCCTTGCTGCAGTCATCCAATGGCAATCTTTTCAACGGCTATTCTTACATTAAACAGGGAATCTGTTTTTAACAGACAGTACCATGCCGGATTAAATAAGAAGGAGTATTGGGATGCTACCTATGAAGATTCGTTAAATTTACTTGCTAAACTTCCTGAGATAGCTTCTTATATTTATAATAAATTGTACCGTCAGGGACCAAGAATTCAATCCAATCCTAATTTAGATATGGGAGCCAATTTTGCTCACATGATGGGGGTTGCAAAGCCTTACGACGATGTGTCGCGTTTGCATTTCATCATTCATAGTGATCATGAAAGTGGTAATGTGAGTGCGCATACAGGCCATTTGGTGGCCAGTTCATTATCAGATATTTATCTTTCTATATCTGCAATGATTAATGGTTTGGCTGGTCCATTGCATGGTCTTGCCAATCAGGAAGTTTTAAGATGGTTGCAAGAGGTAATGGATAAAATGGACAATCGGATTCCTTCTAAAGAAGAGATGACCCAGTTTGTGTGGGATACATTAAACTCAGGTCAGGTAATTCCGGGTTTTGGGCATGCTGTATTGCGTAAGACTGATCCAAGATATATGCTTCAGCGTGAATTTAGTTTGAAACATCTGCCTGAGGATCCTATTTTTAAATATGCGGATATGCTTTATCAAGTAGTTCCGGATATTCTTAAAGAGCATGGTAAGGCGAAGAATCCTTGGCCAAACGTTGATGCACAATCCGGTGTAATTCAGTGGCATTACGGAGTTACCGAATATGATTTTTATACCGTTCTTTTCGGTATTGGCCGTTCAATTGGAATTTGTGCCAATGTAATTTGGGACAGGGCTTTAGGATATCCTTTGGAAAGACCAAAATCAATTACAACTGATATGCTTGAGAAAATTGCCGGAATCAAGAAAATGGTGGAAGCTGAAGAATAA
- a CDS encoding aconitate hydratase has product MLFDFKLIKSVYEQMPERVKNARKNLGKPLTLSEKILYSHLSVEEKGNKFTRGEDYVNFAPDRVAMQDATAQMALLQFMNAGKTKVSVPSTVHCDHLIQASIGAEKDLADAKQQNNEVYDFLESVSQKYGIGFWKPGAGIIHQVVLENYAFPGGMMIGTDSHTVNAGGLGMIAIGVGGADAVDVMAGMPWELKMPKLIGVKLTGKLSGWVSPKDVILKVAGILTVKGGTGAIVEYFGEGADSMSCTGKGTICNMGAEIGATTSIFGYDQNMSNYLRHTGREDVADLADVVMEHLRSDEEVYENPETYYDQVIEINLSEMQPYINGPFTPDLAHSLSEFGKAVKENNYPQTLEVGLIGSCTNSSYEDLSRAASLAKQAKDKNLKVKAEFVVTPGSELVRYTTERDGILKEFEDIGGVIMANACGPCIGQWKRHTEDPTRKNSIITSFNRNFAKRNDGNPNTHGFVASPELVTALAIAGDLCFNPMTDTLINEDGIEVKLDEPKGFEFPPNGFDMKDSGYLAPGADGSAIVINVNESSERLQLLAPFQAWDGKDWTGLKLLIKAKGKCTTDHISMAGPWLRYRGHLDNISNNMLIGAVNYFNEETNSIFNPVNGKYEEVPITARDLKASGLGSIVVGDENYGEGSSREHAAMEPRHLGVKVVIVRSFARIHETNLKKQGVLALTFANKSDYDKIQEKDKFDVIGLTNFTPGKPLKLIVTHEDGAKDTIAANHTYNDVQIEWFKAGSALNLIRIQNAK; this is encoded by the coding sequence ATGCTATTTGATTTTAAATTGATAAAATCTGTTTACGAACAAATGCCTGAAAGGGTGAAAAATGCCCGTAAGAATTTAGGCAAACCACTTACCTTGAGCGAGAAAATTTTGTACTCACATTTATCCGTAGAGGAAAAAGGTAATAAGTTTACAAGAGGAGAAGATTATGTGAATTTTGCTCCAGATAGAGTTGCTATGCAGGATGCAACGGCACAAATGGCACTTTTGCAATTTATGAATGCCGGGAAAACTAAAGTTTCTGTACCATCAACGGTTCATTGCGATCACTTAATTCAGGCATCAATTGGTGCAGAGAAAGATTTGGCCGATGCAAAACAACAAAATAACGAAGTTTATGACTTTTTAGAGTCTGTTTCTCAGAAATATGGAATTGGATTCTGGAAGCCGGGTGCAGGTATCATCCATCAGGTAGTTCTTGAAAATTATGCATTTCCAGGAGGAATGATGATTGGAACCGATTCTCATACTGTTAATGCAGGTGGACTGGGAATGATTGCAATTGGTGTTGGTGGTGCCGATGCTGTTGATGTGATGGCTGGAATGCCCTGGGAATTGAAAATGCCTAAATTAATAGGGGTGAAGTTGACTGGAAAATTAAGCGGTTGGGTTTCTCCTAAAGATGTAATATTAAAAGTTGCCGGAATTTTGACCGTTAAGGGAGGAACCGGTGCTATTGTTGAATATTTTGGAGAAGGTGCTGATTCAATGTCTTGTACCGGTAAAGGAACCATTTGTAATATGGGTGCAGAAATTGGTGCAACTACATCTATTTTTGGTTACGATCAAAATATGAGTAACTATCTTCGTCACACAGGACGTGAAGATGTTGCTGATTTGGCTGATGTGGTAATGGAACATCTTCGTTCCGATGAAGAAGTTTATGAGAATCCTGAAACATATTACGATCAGGTAATCGAAATCAACTTATCCGAAATGCAGCCATATATTAACGGTCCTTTTACTCCTGATTTAGCTCATAGTTTAAGTGAATTTGGAAAGGCTGTTAAAGAAAATAATTACCCTCAGACATTAGAGGTTGGTTTAATTGGATCGTGTACAAATTCGTCTTACGAAGATCTTTCAAGAGCAGCATCTTTGGCCAAACAGGCTAAGGATAAAAACTTGAAAGTAAAAGCGGAATTTGTGGTGACTCCAGGTTCAGAGCTTGTAAGATATACAACGGAGCGTGATGGCATTTTAAAGGAGTTTGAAGACATCGGCGGAGTAATTATGGCCAATGCCTGCGGACCTTGTATCGGACAATGGAAACGTCATACAGAGGATCCAACCCGTAAGAATTCTATTATAACTTCATTTAATAGAAATTTTGCCAAACGAAATGATGGCAATCCTAATACTCATGGCTTTGTAGCATCGCCGGAATTGGTCACAGCTTTGGCTATTGCCGGAGATCTTTGTTTTAATCCGATGACAGACACTTTGATTAATGAAGATGGTATTGAAGTGAAATTAGATGAACCAAAAGGTTTTGAATTTCCTCCCAATGGATTCGATATGAAGGATTCTGGTTATTTGGCTCCCGGTGCTGATGGAAGTGCTATTGTTATTAATGTGAATGAGAGTTCGGAGCGTCTGCAGCTGCTTGCCCCATTTCAAGCCTGGGATGGTAAAGACTGGACCGGCTTGAAATTATTGATTAAGGCAAAAGGAAAATGTACAACCGATCATATTTCTATGGCAGGACCTTGGCTAAGATACCGAGGGCATTTGGATAATATCTCTAATAACATGCTGATTGGTGCCGTTAATTATTTCAACGAGGAAACGAATTCAATATTTAATCCGGTAAACGGAAAATATGAAGAGGTGCCGATTACTGCAAGAGATTTAAAAGCCAGTGGATTGGGTTCAATTGTTGTTGGTGATGAAAATTATGGAGAAGGCTCATCAAGAGAACATGCAGCAATGGAGCCAAGACATTTAGGCGTTAAGGTAGTAATCGTCCGTTCTTTTGCCAGAATTCACGAAACGAACCTTAAGAAACAAGGCGTTTTGGCATTGACATTTGCAAACAAATCAGATTATGATAAAATTCAGGAGAAGGATAAATTTGATGTGATCGGATTAACAAATTTTACTCCAGGGAAACCTTTGAAATTAATTGTTACGCATGAAGATGGGGCAAAAGATACAATTGCCGCGAATCATACCTACAACGATGTTCAAATTGAGTGGTTTAAAGCAGGAAGTGCTTTAAATTTAATCAGAATTCAAAACGCAAAATAA
- a CDS encoding metallophosphoesterase family protein, translating to MKRIGLLSDTHGWLDPVVVKHLKECDEIWHAGDIGGIEIADKLSEIATLRAVHGNIDDHNVRIVYPKHQRFVCEEVDVWITHIGGYPKNYDRNVKPEIFENAPQLFISGHSHILKVIFDKELNLLHINPGAAGVHGFHKVQTIVKFTIEAKEIKDLQVVEFGSKGE from the coding sequence ATGAAGCGAATAGGATTACTTTCTGATACTCATGGATGGCTTGACCCAGTTGTCGTAAAGCATCTTAAAGAATGCGATGAAATATGGCATGCCGGAGATATCGGAGGAATTGAAATTGCTGATAAATTATCTGAAATCGCAACGCTTAGAGCAGTTCATGGAAATATTGACGACCATAATGTTCGCATTGTTTACCCAAAACACCAACGCTTCGTTTGCGAGGAGGTTGATGTCTGGATCACACACATTGGAGGTTATCCCAAAAATTATGATCGGAATGTAAAACCCGAAATTTTTGAGAATGCTCCACAATTATTTATTTCAGGTCATTCACATATTCTTAAGGTGATTTTCGATAAAGAATTGAATCTTTTGCATATAAATCCAGGAGCTGCTGGAGTTCATGGTTTCCACAAAGTGCAGACTATTGTGAAATTCACAATAGAAGCAAAGGAAATTAAAGATCTTCAAGTTGTCGAGTTTGGGAGTAAAGGCGAATAA
- a CDS encoding peptide chain release factor 3, which produces MGFKDEIKRRRTFGIISHPDAGKTTLTEKLLLFGGAIHVAGAVKSNKIKKTATSDFMEIERQRGISVATSVMGFEYKGHKINILDTPGHQDFAEDTFRTLTACDSVIIVIDVAKGVEAQTRKLMQVCRMRKTPVIVFINKMDRSGKDAFDLLDEIETELQISVNPLSWPINMGPDFKGVYNIYQKNLSLFTPATQTIQETIEFDDLSNPKLEEYIGNDAEILREELDLVSGVYPELDIQEYLDAKIAPVFFGSALNNFGVRELLDAFIQIAPSPRPCQTVERVIEPTEEKFSGFVFKIHANMDPNHRDRIAFVKIVSGVFRRNTAYLHVRNGKRIKFSSPTAFMAEKKSIIEEAYPGDIVGLHDTGNFKIGDTLTEGEKIHFKGIPSFSPELFKYIENADPMKSKQLAKGVDQLMDEGVAQLFTSEFNGRKVIGTVGALQFEVIEYRLLHEYTASCRWEHINLHKACWIKSNDDEQLKEFKKAKYQYIAKDKHGRDVFLADSGYMLQMAQSNYPKLEFHFTSEF; this is translated from the coding sequence ATGGGGTTTAAAGACGAGATAAAAAGACGAAGAACATTTGGGATTATTTCTCATCCGGATGCGGGAAAAACAACACTAACTGAAAAATTACTTTTGTTTGGTGGTGCTATTCATGTTGCAGGTGCAGTAAAATCTAATAAAATAAAAAAAACGGCGACTTCCGATTTCATGGAAATTGAACGACAGAGAGGAATTTCTGTTGCAACTTCCGTAATGGGATTTGAATACAAGGGCCACAAAATAAATATTCTTGACACACCAGGTCACCAGGATTTTGCTGAAGATACCTTCCGCACACTTACGGCTTGCGATAGCGTAATTATCGTTATTGATGTTGCAAAAGGGGTCGAGGCACAAACCAGAAAATTGATGCAGGTTTGTAGAATGCGAAAAACTCCGGTTATTGTTTTCATTAACAAAATGGACCGAAGCGGAAAAGACGCATTTGATTTGCTTGATGAAATTGAAACTGAATTGCAAATTAGTGTGAACCCTTTAAGTTGGCCAATTAACATGGGGCCTGATTTTAAGGGAGTTTACAATATCTATCAGAAAAATTTGAGTTTATTTACACCAGCAACTCAAACCATTCAGGAAACCATTGAATTTGATGATCTTTCCAATCCTAAATTGGAAGAATACATAGGAAATGATGCCGAAATACTTAGAGAAGAACTTGATCTTGTTTCGGGTGTTTATCCTGAATTGGATATTCAGGAATATCTGGATGCTAAAATTGCTCCGGTTTTCTTTGGTTCAGCTTTAAATAATTTTGGTGTTCGGGAGCTTTTGGATGCTTTTATTCAGATTGCACCTTCTCCCCGTCCTTGCCAGACTGTTGAGCGTGTAATTGAACCTACAGAAGAAAAATTCTCAGGCTTTGTTTTTAAGATTCATGCCAATATGGATCCAAACCACCGTGATCGAATTGCTTTTGTGAAAATTGTATCGGGTGTATTTAGAAGAAATACAGCCTATTTACATGTTCGGAATGGCAAAAGAATAAAATTTTCGAGTCCTACAGCATTTATGGCCGAGAAAAAATCGATTATTGAGGAAGCCTATCCAGGTGATATTGTTGGTTTGCACGATACAGGAAACTTTAAAATTGGTGATACTCTAACGGAAGGTGAAAAAATCCACTTCAAAGGAATTCCGAGCTTCTCTCCTGAGCTGTTTAAATACATCGAGAATGCTGATCCGATGAAATCGAAACAATTGGCAAAAGGTGTTGACCAATTAATGGATGAAGGAGTTGCACAGCTTTTCACTTCTGAATTTAATGGCCGCAAGGTAATTGGTACCGTTGGTGCACTTCAGTTCGAAGTAATTGAATACCGTCTGCTGCACGAATATACTGCCTCATGCCGTTGGGAACACATCAACCTTCACAAGGCTTGCTGGATCAAATCCAATGATGATGAACAGCTGAAAGAGTTTAAAAAAGCCAAATATCAATACATCGCAAAAGATAAACACGGAAGGGATGTTTTCCTTGCTGATTCTGGCTATATGCTGCAAATGGCACAAAGCAATTACCCCAAATTGGAATTCCATTTCACATCGGAATTTTAA
- a CDS encoding thioesterase family protein: MALKEGLSVTQTMTVSKTDTAIHHGSGKLEVFATPAMVAFMENTAVACIDPEMETGTDSVGIQIDTKHNKASKVGAVITCTAKLVKVDGKKLSFEIEASDEDGNIGNASHIRYIIDPVKFMSRL; encoded by the coding sequence ATGGCATTAAAAGAAGGATTATCTGTAACACAAACAATGACTGTCAGCAAAACAGATACAGCAATACATCATGGTTCTGGGAAACTGGAAGTGTTTGCCACACCGGCCATGGTGGCTTTCATGGAAAATACGGCCGTTGCCTGTATCGATCCGGAAATGGAAACAGGAACAGATAGTGTTGGTATTCAGATTGACACCAAACACAACAAAGCCAGTAAAGTTGGAGCTGTTATTACCTGCACCGCTAAATTAGTGAAAGTAGATGGCAAGAAACTAAGTTTCGAAATTGAAGCCTCGGACGAAGACGGAAACATCGGAAACGCATCACATATTCGATACATCATCGATCCTGTGAAATTTATGAGCAGACTATAA
- a CDS encoding PAS domain-containing protein: MSEFINNNQARVNSLYDFCFQLINGAKGTELIKEYQAAIDQLTPNDIVLVVHRLVEAKLPMEDLKIGINKALNVFHRQIQNHSKPDVDSTHFLGIMMQENAQLDIRLKEIKPLAKRINTIKDEAELAEELSSLKVKVEALSEMDKHYQRKENIFFSYFENQFPDYKCLGVMWSIHDDIRRVQKQLTAELTSGFIDLRLINRLLGDLFFFMYAIISREEYLLFPVALNAVSDELWEEMNAQSHEIGFSFIEAPKLVKKGKKQETNKREMAEDKLDMDQLGDTLLNFETGLMTLKQGMMLLNHLPVDITMIDENDRVCFFSNPKERFFPRSKAIIGRTVQNCHPPGSVHVVDDLVKTFKSGEKDSESFWIQMKGRFILIQYFALRDEDDAYKGCIEVSQDVTDIRKLNGEKRLMD, from the coding sequence ATGTCCGAATTCATAAACAACAATCAGGCAAGAGTTAATTCATTGTATGACTTTTGTTTTCAGCTGATAAATGGAGCAAAGGGTACCGAATTAATCAAAGAGTATCAGGCGGCTATCGACCAATTGACGCCGAACGATATTGTTTTGGTTGTACATCGTTTGGTTGAGGCAAAACTTCCAATGGAAGATCTTAAGATAGGAATCAATAAAGCACTCAACGTATTTCATCGGCAGATACAGAATCATTCAAAGCCTGATGTGGACTCAACTCATTTTTTAGGCATCATGATGCAGGAAAATGCCCAGTTGGATATCCGTTTAAAGGAGATTAAACCTTTGGCAAAAAGAATCAACACAATTAAAGATGAGGCGGAATTGGCTGAAGAATTGTCTTCTTTGAAAGTTAAGGTTGAAGCCTTGTCTGAGATGGATAAGCATTACCAGCGCAAAGAAAATATTTTCTTTTCTTATTTCGAAAATCAGTTTCCCGATTACAAATGTTTGGGTGTAATGTGGTCCATTCACGATGATATCCGAAGAGTTCAAAAGCAATTGACAGCAGAACTTACATCCGGTTTTATCGATTTAAGATTGATTAACCGTTTGTTGGGAGACTTGTTCTTTTTCATGTATGCAATTATTTCCAGAGAAGAATACCTGCTGTTTCCAGTGGCTTTGAATGCTGTTTCGGATGAACTGTGGGAGGAAATGAATGCACAAAGCCATGAGATTGGTTTCAGCTTTATCGAAGCCCCCAAACTGGTAAAAAAGGGAAAAAAGCAAGAAACAAACAAGCGCGAAATGGCAGAAGACAAATTAGATATGGATCAATTGGGTGATACACTCCTTAATTTCGAAACCGGACTAATGACGTTAAAACAAGGGATGATGTTGTTGAATCATTTGCCTGTTGATATTACCATGATCGATGAAAATGACAGGGTGTGTTTTTTCTCTAATCCGAAAGAGCGCTTTTTTCCCCGTTCGAAAGCGATCATTGGCAGAACGGTACAGAATTGTCATCCGCCCGGGAGCGTTCATGTAGTTGACGATTTGGTAAAAACATTTAAAAGTGGTGAAAAGGACAGCGAATCGTTTTGGATTCAGATGAAGGGGAGATTCATTTTGATTCAGTATTTCGCTTTGCGCGATGAAGATGATGCTTACAAAGGCTGTATTGAAGTCAGTCAGGATGTAACTGATATTCGGAAACTGAATGGCGAAAAACGCTTGATGGATTAA
- a CDS encoding glycosyltransferase family protein encodes MKILYGIQGTGNGHLSRAIELIPHLKKEAEVDILISGLHHDLEFHHPVKYKKHGLGFFFGKNGGVDIWKTIRKFNVYRFIRDIKSLPVEEYDLVISDFEPLTAWACKLKKVFCLGLSHQSAMLNSRTPLPENKDAFGFKILKYYAPCSQNLSFHFKEYGHNMFTPIIRREIRKLEVQNKGFYVVYLPAYSDEKIISVLSMFSSTHWLVFSKHSKQVYQKNNVSIRPVNSEEFIEGLKDCEGVLCGAGFETPAETMYLGKKLAVIPMKNQFEQVCNAYALEELGVPVFYDLEKYSIELIGHWLKEKEKAVHINYPDNARNVIKYLMNHFSVNS; translated from the coding sequence ATGAAAATACTATACGGAATTCAAGGTACCGGCAATGGACATTTAAGCCGGGCAATTGAATTAATTCCTCATTTAAAAAAAGAAGCTGAAGTCGATATTCTGATTTCGGGTTTGCATCACGATTTGGAATTCCATCATCCAGTTAAATATAAAAAGCATGGATTGGGCTTCTTTTTTGGTAAGAATGGCGGTGTAGATATTTGGAAGACCATTCGAAAATTTAATGTTTACCGTTTTATCCGGGACATAAAATCACTTCCGGTTGAAGAGTACGATTTGGTAATCAGCGACTTTGAGCCGCTTACTGCATGGGCCTGTAAATTGAAAAAGGTGTTTTGTCTCGGACTGAGCCATCAGTCAGCAATGCTGAACAGCAGAACTCCTTTGCCGGAAAATAAAGATGCATTCGGATTTAAAATATTAAAATACTATGCTCCATGTTCACAGAATTTAAGCTTTCATTTTAAAGAATACGGACACAATATGTTTACACCGATAATACGAAGGGAAATCCGAAAATTAGAAGTGCAGAACAAGGGCTTTTATGTGGTGTATCTACCGGCTTATTCCGATGAGAAAATAATTTCTGTGCTGTCGATGTTTTCATCTACTCATTGGCTGGTTTTCTCGAAACACAGCAAACAGGTTTATCAGAAAAATAATGTCAGCATTCGGCCTGTTAATTCCGAAGAATTTATCGAAGGATTAAAAGATTGTGAAGGAGTTCTTTGCGGAGCCGGTTTCGAAACACCTGCCGAAACCATGTATTTAGGAAAGAAACTGGCCGTGATCCCAATGAAGAATCAATTCGAGCAGGTTTGTAATGCTTATGCTTTGGAAGAATTAGGCGTTCCTGTTTTTTACGATTTAGAGAAATACAGTATTGAGTTAATCGGGCATTGGCTGAAAGAAAAGGAAAAGGCAGTTCACATAAATTACCCTGATAATGCGCGGAATGTGATTAAATATCTAATGAATCATTTTTCAGTAAATTCTTAG
- a CDS encoding UDP-2,3-diacylglucosamine diphosphatase: protein MPKSKREVDVLVLSDIHLGTMGCRAEELLKYLSSIQPKKVILNGDIVDIWQFSKRFWPKSHMRIIKHFTSFLSKGIPVYYVTGNHDELLRKFEGFTLGGLSIVNKIVLNLDGKKAWIFHGDVFDVTMQYAKWLTKLGSIGYDLLILINSAVNFFAKMLGKEKVSLSRKIKNSVKSAVKYINNFEETAADIAIRKGYDYVVCGHIHHPEMKEVSNRDGATMYLNSGDWIESLSALEYHQGKWCIYEYSEDENAREIVLDLESYKLDDYDKIFKDMLGEFTSEDKLAVS, encoded by the coding sequence ATGCCTAAAAGCAAACGTGAAGTAGATGTTTTGGTTCTTTCTGATATTCATTTGGGAACCATGGGGTGCCGGGCCGAAGAGCTGTTGAAGTACCTAAGTTCCATTCAGCCTAAAAAGGTAATTTTAAATGGAGATATTGTTGATATCTGGCAGTTTAGCAAACGATTCTGGCCAAAATCACACATGCGCATCATCAAGCATTTTACCTCTTTTCTATCGAAAGGGATTCCGGTGTATTACGTAACCGGAAATCATGATGAATTGCTTCGGAAATTTGAAGGTTTTACTTTGGGAGGTTTAAGCATTGTAAATAAAATTGTTTTGAATCTCGACGGAAAAAAGGCATGGATATTTCATGGCGATGTTTTCGATGTTACCATGCAGTATGCCAAATGGCTGACCAAATTGGGATCTATTGGTTACGACCTGTTGATCTTGATTAATTCTGCAGTGAACTTTTTCGCCAAAATGCTGGGGAAAGAAAAAGTCTCTCTTTCCCGAAAGATCAAAAACAGTGTGAAGTCGGCTGTGAAGTACATTAATAATTTTGAAGAAACAGCGGCTGATATTGCAATAAGAAAAGGCTACGATTATGTGGTTTGCGGGCACATTCATCATCCAGAGATGAAGGAGGTGAGCAATAGGGATGGAGCAACAATGTATCTTAATTCGGGTGATTGGATTGAAAGTTTAAGTGCTTTGGAATATCATCAGGGAAAATGGTGTATTTATGAGTACAGCGAAGATGAAAATGCCAGGGAAATCGTTCTTGATCTGGAGAGTTACAAGCTGGATGATTACGATAAAATATTTAAGGATATGCTTGGGGAATTTACCTCTGAAGATAAGCTTGCTGTATCATAA
- a CDS encoding RluA family pseudouridine synthase, which translates to MEENKKTQHKVKLKFQPRGCTILHEDQDIIVVEKVSGLLTMGSDRERTKTAYQHVTHYVKKGNPRSKNRIFIVHRLDKDTSGVLVFAKTEAAKIFLQTEWQSFSKTYIAVVEGKLAEKEGIIESYLTENSIHRVFSVKNPNKGKYAKTGYKVIRESKYFSMLAINLFTGRKNQIRVHFSEHGHPVAGDKMYGIKGKGVKRLALHSASLTIQHPFTKKEMTFEASTPGFFKQLMK; encoded by the coding sequence ATGGAAGAGAATAAAAAAACACAGCATAAAGTAAAACTTAAATTTCAACCAAGAGGTTGTACCATTCTTCATGAAGATCAGGATATTATTGTCGTTGAGAAAGTGAGTGGTTTATTAACCATGGGAAGCGATAGAGAGCGCACGAAAACAGCTTATCAGCACGTAACGCATTATGTAAAAAAGGGAAATCCGCGATCGAAAAACAGAATTTTTATTGTGCATCGCCTGGATAAGGATACATCAGGCGTATTGGTATTTGCTAAAACAGAAGCGGCAAAAATATTCCTGCAAACCGAGTGGCAAAGTTTTAGTAAAACATACATTGCTGTTGTGGAAGGAAAGCTGGCTGAAAAGGAAGGTATTATAGAATCGTACCTTACTGAGAATAGCATTCACAGGGTTTTCTCTGTTAAAAATCCAAATAAAGGGAAGTATGCAAAAACCGGCTATAAAGTAATCAGGGAATCGAAATACTTTAGTATGCTTGCAATTAACCTGTTTACCGGTCGTAAAAATCAGATTCGTGTTCATTTCTCCGAACACGGACATCCGGTGGCCGGCGATAAAATGTATGGCATAAAAGGAAAAGGAGTGAAGCGATTGGCTCTGCATTCGGCATCACTTACCATACAACATCCTTTTACTAAAAAAGAGATGACTTTTGAAGCGAGTACTCCAGGTTTCTTTAAGCAATTAATGAAATAA